A region of bacterium DNA encodes the following proteins:
- a CDS encoding flavodoxin-dependent (E)-4-hydroxy-3-methylbut-2-enyl-diphosphate synthase translates to DGLGDALRVPAGADAAAAAKLAHDVLQASRRRLERAEFIACPSCGRTLFDLVETTRRVQALTAHLKLKIGVMGCVVNGPGEMADADYGYVGWGEGKVALFVGRTMVERDIPSADAPARLVELIKSRGQWTDPPAPASR, encoded by the coding sequence CGACGGCCTCGGCGACGCGCTGCGCGTTCCCGCCGGCGCCGACGCGGCGGCCGCGGCGAAGCTGGCCCACGACGTGCTGCAGGCCTCGCGCCGCCGCCTCGAGCGGGCGGAGTTCATCGCCTGCCCGTCGTGCGGCCGGACCCTCTTCGACCTCGTGGAGACGACGCGCCGCGTGCAGGCCCTGACGGCGCACCTCAAGCTGAAGATCGGCGTGATGGGGTGCGTGGTGAACGGGCCGGGCGAGATGGCCGACGCCGACTACGGCTACGTCGGCTGGGGCGAGGGGAAGGTCGCGCTCTTCGTCGGCCGCACGATGGTCGAGCGGGACATCCCGTCCGCCGACGCGCCGGCGCGCCTGGTGGAATTGATCAAGTCGCGCGGGCAGTGGACCGATCCGCCGGCGCCCGCCTCGCGCTGA